In Populus alba chromosome 1, ASM523922v2, whole genome shotgun sequence, a single window of DNA contains:
- the LOC118032991 gene encoding cis-prenyltransferase 4, chloroplastic: MQSLNFPKQIYNNNIPTPQKAKHFLFRNRRDQTPRFPTLLLAAEHDLALKDKENKGGAVVPLPEGLRREVMPRHVAVIMDGNAKWARQQGFSAASAGHEAGGRSLRELIKSCCEWGIRVLTVFAFSYDNWTRPKMEVVFLLSLFERMLQSELDYFMRKGIRVSTIGDSSRLPEPLKKLVSDVEEKTRDNCRLHLILAISYSGKYDVTQACKSIAHKVKDGIVQLEDIDESLLEQELETNCSQYPCPDLLIRTSGELRISNFLLWQLAYTELFFAEALWPDFGKAEFIEALTSYQQRQRRYGGRHS; this comes from the exons ATGCAATCCTTGaattttccaaaacaaattTACAACAACAATATTCCAACGCCTCAAAAAGCTAAACACTTTCTCTTTCGAAACAGAAGAGACCAAACGCCCCGGTTCCCTACTTTACTTCTCGCGGCCGAGCATGACTTGGCTCTCaaagacaaagaaaataaaggaggGGCGGTGGTGCCATTGCCGGAGGGTCTACGGAGGGAGGTGATGCCCCGGCACGTGGCAGTGATAATGGATGGCAATGCGAAGTGGGCCAGGCAGCAAGGGTTTTCAGCAGCATCTGCTGGGCATGAAGCTGGTGGACGGTCACTTAGGGAGCTTATAAAGTCGTGTTGTGAGTGGGGGATTAGAGTGCTCACTGTTTTTGCCTTTTCTTATGACAATTGGACTAGGCCTAAG ATGGAGGTTGTTTTCTTGTTGAGTTTATTTGAAAGGATGTTGCAGTCCGAGTTGGATTACTTTATGAG GAAGGGTATTCGAGTCTCTACAATTGGAGACTCCTCCAGGCTCCCAGAGCCTCTAAAGAAACTGGTAAGTGATGTAGAGGAGAAGACGAGAGACAATTGCAGACTCCACCTCATCTTGGCAATCAGCTATAGTGGGAAATATGATGTTACACAAGCATGCAAAAGCATTGCTCACAAGGTGAAGGATGGTATTGTTCAGCTGGAAGACATCGATGAAAGCCTACTTGAACAGGAGTTGGAAACAAATTGTTCCCAGTATCCATGTCCTGATTTATTGATAAGAACCAGCGGAGAACTTCGGATCAGCAATTTCTTACTGTGGCAACTGGCCTACACTGAGCTTTTCTTTGCAGAAGCGCTCTGGCCTGACTTTGGAAAAGCTGAGTTTATAGAGGCCTTGACTTCCTATCAGCAGAGGCAGAGACGCTATGGTGGACGACATTCATAA